From the genome of Streptacidiphilus sp. PB12-B1b:
ACGCCTGGCGGCTGTACCCGACGGCTGTACCTGACGGCCACGCCTGGCGGCTGTACCTGACGGCTGTACCTGACGGCCACGCCTGGCGGCTGTACCTGACGGCTGTACCTGACGGCCACGCCTGGCGGCTGTACCTGACGGCTGTACCTGACGGCCACGCCTGGCGGCTGTACCTGACGGCTGTACCTGACGGCCACGCCTGGCGGCTGTACCTGACGGCTGTACCTGACGGCCACGCCTGGCGGCTGTACCTGACGGCTGTACCTGACGGCTGTACCTGACGGCTGTACCTGACGGCCACGCCTGGCGGCTGTACCTGACGGCCACGCCTGGCGGCTGTACCTGACGGCTGTACCTGACGGCCACGCCTGGCGGCTGTACCTGACGACCACGCCTGACGACCACGCCTGACGGCTGTACCTGACGGCCACGCCTGGCGGCTGTACCTGACGGCCACGCCTGACGACCACGCCTGACGGCTGTACCTGACGGCCCCGCCTGACGGCTGTACCTGACGGCCACGCCTGACGGCTGTACCTGACGGCCACGCCTGACGGACCCGTCCCACCGCTGCGCCCGGCCCGCCGCACGCCGTCCCCGCCCGCCGCCGTCCCGCCCGGGCGCGCCGTCCCGCCCGGGCGCGCCGTCCGTCCCCGCCCGGGCATGGCGTCCCCGCTTCGCGCGCCGTCCGGCCCTGCCGTCCGCGTCGCGTGTCCGCGCCCCTGGGGGCCCCGGCGCGCGGCGCGGCGGGCGCGGCGGGCGCGGTGCGGCGGGTGGTGGGTGGTCAGGCGGCGTGGTTCGGTTTGACCGCGGTGTCCACGAAGGTGCCGATCGCGCCCAGGGTGGGTCCGGGCTGTTCGATGTGGGGGAAGTGTCCGGCCCCGGGCACCGGCACGAAGCGGCCGTGGGGGAAGGCGTCGGCGTACGCGCGGCCGTAGGCCGGGCCGGCGATGCCGTCCTGCTCGCCCCAGGCGACCAGTACCGGCACGGTGACCCGGTGCAGGCGCCCGCGCAGTTTCGGGTCGTGGCTGAACCCCGCGCCCGCGTAGGTCGCCAGCGCCGCCTGGTTGGCGCCCGTCGCGGCCCGCTGGGCGTCGCTGAAGGAGGCGAAGTCCGGGCGCAGCGCCGGGTCGGCGAAGGACAGTCGGCTGATCTGGGCGGGTGTCAGGGTGCGCACGTCCACGACCGGCTCCTCCGCGGCCTCGGTGTGGATGCCCACCGCGTTGAGCAGGGTCAGCGCGCCGATGCGCCCGCGGGTGTCGCGCAGGGCCATCTCGGCCGCGATCCAGCCGCCGATGGAGCTGCCGACCACCATGACCCCGGTCAGGTCGAGCGCGTCCAGCAGGTCCAGGTAGGCGACGGCCAGGTCGGCGACGGTGTCGCACCACGGGGGCCGGGGCGTGCCCTGGAAGCCGGGGTGGGTCGGGGTCAGCGCGTACACGTGCTCGGACAGCGCGGCGGCCAGCCCCGCCACCGAGCGGGGCCCGGCGCCGCCGTGCAGCAGCAGCACGCCGCTGCCCCGGGAGTCGGCGCCGTCCTCCTGGACGGTCAGGGACAGGCCGTTGGGCAGGTCGAGGGTGCGGGTGGTGCCGGTGGAGGTCGGGGCAGTCATGATGAGCGATTCCCTTCATAAGAGCTTGCTCTCATGAATATAGGCCGTTCGCATCAGTTTATGCAAGTCCACTCTCACCATGAGAGCGGGGCCTTTGAAAAGGGGAGGGGTGCCCGGACGCGTCCGCCCCGTCCCGGCCCGTCCCGGCCCGGCCCTGCCGCGCCGGGGCGAGGCGGGGCCGGGCCGGGCCGGGGCAGGTGGGGTCGGGGCGGGGCAGGCGGGGTCGGGGGGGCGTGCCGGTCGGCCGGGTGAGGGCCGTTCGGAGGGGTGTTCGCAGGGCGGGGTAGGGCGGGGAGCTGCAGTGGGGGACCGCGCCGGGGGCGGTGGTGCTGTTGGTGCTCGCCCCGGTCCCGGACGGCTTCAGGCCGCTGTCGTCGAGGGTGATGTCGGCGTACCGGGAGGTGGCCCTGGTGGTGTCCGTGCTGATGTTCTCCAGGGCCAGGCCCAGCGGGTGGCGCGCGCTCAAGCCCACCAGCGTGGACTGGGCGCTGTCCGGCGAGGACGTCACGCCGAGTCCGTTGACGACGATGCCGGTGAAGTCCGGGGTGTAGGGGCCGGTGCCGTTGGAGTAGTGGGTGTCGAAGTCCAGCGGTGCGCGCACCGCGCTCGCGCAGTTGTCCAGGTAGCCGACGGCCGACACCCGGCCGCCGCCGGCCGGTGAGGACTTGATGCGCAGGTCGGTGCTGCTGGCGCTGGCCGTGCCGGAGCTGTCGGTGCCGGTGACGGTGTTGTCCTGGACCAGGACGTTGCTCACCCCGCTGTAGGTCTGCGAGCCGATGGAGATCCCGTGGGTGCCTAGAAGTGGTCGTCCTTGACGGTGATGTCGCTGCTGGGCCGGGAGCCGCCCTTGACGGCGATGCCGTCGTCGCCGTCCTGGATGGAGGAGTCGGCGATGGTGACGTCCTTGGCGCCGGCCGGGTCGATGCCGTCGGTGTTGCGGGCGGTGTCGGGGGTCTTGATGCGCACGCCCCAGGCGGTGAAGCCGGTGCCGCCGTTGTAGACCACAAGGAAGTTGGCGGCGTTGAGCAGGTCGATGTCGTAGAGGGTGAAGTCGTCGCTGTCGTCGGCCTGGATCAGCCGCGGGTTGTTCTGCTGCTCGCCGGTGGTCTGCGCCCTGGCGGCCAGGCCCCACCAGGTGGTGGGGGAGCCCAGCATGGTCAGGTCGCCGCAGCCGTCGATGCGGCCCTGGCCGCCGGTGGGCGAACGCAGCGACTCCACGCGCCCAGGACGGTGATCAGCGGGGAGCAGCCGTCGTCGGGGCCGGACAGCGTCCCGCAGGCGGACGTGCCGTGGATCTGGTGGTCGGCCGGGTTGCGCGAGCCGTACAGGGTGACGTCGGCGGCCAGCAGCAGCACCTCGCCGCGGTGCACGGCCGGCGGGCCGGTCAGGAAGACGGTGCGGGCGGCGCCGGCGGCGGCCGGCTCCACGGCCACGGTGGCCGGGCCGCCACGGGTGCAGGCGTCCAGGGCTGCCTGGATGCGCCGGGTGTCGGCGGGGTGGCCTCGGCCAAGCGGCCCCGCACAGCGACCGGCCCCGCGCCGGGACCGGCCCACACGGCGACCAGCCCGCACGGCGACCGTCCCGCACGGCGACCGGCCCGCACGGCGACCGTCCCGCACGGCGACCGTCCCGCACGGCGACCGGCCCGCACGGCGACCGTCCCCTCACGGCGACCGTCCCCTCACGGCGACCGTCCCCTCACGGGGACTGTCCCGTACGGCGACTGTCCCCGCACGGCGACTGTCCCCTCACGGCGAGCGTTCCCGCACGGGCGCCGGGTCGGTGCGGGGTCGGTCAGTCCGTGACGTCGCGGACCGCGTCGTAGTCCAGCCAGGGGTCCTGCAGGAACGCGCGCCACCGGGCGTCGTGACCGTGCCGCTTGAGCCGGAAGTACACCGCGCACCGCGTCGCCTGCGAGGTGTTGGCCCCGATGTTGTGGCCCAGCAGGTAGTGCGCCAGCACCAGGTCCCCCGCCCTGCCGCGGACCTGCTCCGATGGGGAGGGCCGGATCGGCGGGTAGCCGCCCGCGGTGAAGAACGCGTCCGGCCCGTGCTCGCGGAAGTACCGCGCGTGGGCCAGGTGACTGCCCGGCCACACCCACAACCCCCCTGCGTCCTGATCGACCTGATCGGTCATCAGCACACCGGCGAGCAGCGTGAACGTGCCCGGCCGCCCGTCCGCCTCCGGCGGGAACCCGTCGATGTGGTGCCAGCCGGGCACGGTCGGGAACGGCGGTATGTTCAACGCCACCTGCGCCTGCCACGGCACCTCCAGCGACCCCGCCCCGGTGAGCGACTCGGCCGCCGCGAACGCCGCACTGCCCGTCAACAACCCGGCCAGGGCAGGAGACTGGCCGGTCTCGGGGAAGAAGAAGTGCGGCCCGCGTACCTCCGGCCCCGGCGGCGCGCCCCGCAGCAGCTCCTCCACCGCCCGCCACGCGGCGCCCAGCAGCTCCCGCGGCACCGCCCGCGGCACCACCACGAAGCCGCGCTCCACGAACTCCTCCACCTGCCCACGATCCAGCATGAACGGCACCGTAGATCAGCCCCCCGCCCCCGGCGACCCCTTTTCCCCACCCCGCGCCGCCCACCGGGCCCCCGGCACTCCCCGTCCCGTCACCGTCCCGGCCCCTGCGCCCGCTGCGCGCCGGTACCCCCCGCCACCGGCGCACCCGCCATCAGGCGTACCGGTCGCGTCCGGCCTCGGCCGGGCGGCCGCCCCGCGCAAGCCGGGACAGCCCGCCGGCAGCAGGCCGGACCCGTCAGCTCCCCCTCAGGTGCGCACCCTGCGGCGTGTGGCACGGACAACGACACCTGCGCTGCTCCGGGCTGCAGTTCGGGCCCTCGCGGCTGCTGAAGTGCCCCGAGCACAGCGCATGCAGCTCGGGACAGTCGTCGTCGTAGCAACTGCCCGAACGGCCCCGCCGCCCCGCCGTCCTGCCTGCCCCGGTCACCGGCGCCCCACTTCCTGGCCGTAAGGCTCCTGGCCGTGCGGCTCCTCGGCGAAGATGCGCCGCAGCAGGAGCAGTTCACGGCCGCCGCGAGGCTGCGCCTGCCGCCACGCCGCCCTGCCCGCCTCGGCGCGGCGCGCGGCCGCCACGAAGTCGCGGCGCGAGGGCGCCCGGAGCTGGCGTGCCATCGGCCGCCGCCGAGGCGAGACCAGCGCCGCCCACTGAACCGCGCGCACGCGGACCACCGTGCGCAGCCAACGCCACCACACCTGCAGTGCACGCAGGTTGAACCAGGAGGCCGGCGTCACTGCGCACCCCCGAGGCGACTGCGGAGGTTGGCCTCGGCGACCCGGGCCGACAACTCCTCGTGCCGGGCGGCCGGGCGGACATGCACGGGCAGCGCCTCCCACTCCACCCCGCCGCCCGGCCTGCGCAGGTACAGCCGCCCGGCGCACACGTCTATCACCACGGCCGTCCGCTCCGTACGCGTATCCACCACCCAGTCGCCGACCAGTGGTGTCGGGCGCTCCGTGCTCATGGCCACCCCCACTCCTGGCACGGTGTGCTTTTCTCGCTGCTCGACTTGGCGTCGAAGGCGTCCGAGAATCGGAGCCAGCCCAACGGGCGGCCGTCATCACCCACGGCCAGGGCGCCACCGACTCTGAGCCGCCAGCACCTCGCCCCACGGTCCCAGACAAGCTCGTGCGCTAACGGAGTTGAGGACCCATCCGGGACGTCAACGGCCATAACCCATTCCTTTCAGCTTCGTTTGACACCCATCTCGCACCACACGGTTTTGCCTATGACGCGAGGGGTCACGCCCCATCGGCGGCTCAAGGCACGGACCATGGCCAGGCCACGGCCGCTTTCGGGAATGCCATCCCCAGGGCCGGTGGGCTGCCCGACGCGAGGCGTGCCAGATGCCCAGTCGCGCACCTCGACGCGTAAGCCCTCGTTGATCAAGTAGTAGGTGACGGCCACGCGGCTTCCTCTGGCCGCTCTGCCATGGACCACGGCATTGGTCACCAGCTCGCCGATGACGGACTCCAGGTCGTCGGCCAACTCGTCCAAGCCCCAGCGGCAGGCAACGTCGCGGGCCCTGGCACGAGCCGCCCTCACGGCGGGACGAAAACGCCGATATCGGACTTGCTCCGCCCTCAGTACAGGCATGCTTGCACCCCTTGGCATGGGCTGCGCAGCTCTGCGATCGACGGCCAGGGCGCTGGACTCGACGATGAGCCGACACAGTAGGTAGTTTGCACCCTGGTATCACCAAAGTGTCAAGTCACTACTTTGGGCAGTGCGGCAGCTGGTTGCCCTTACTGTCGGCTGACGGCACACTTGACCAGCAAACCTGTAGGGAGAGGCGAGCGCTGAATGCCCATCAACCCCAGCCCGACGATCCGTCAACGGCGCTTGGCGAGGCGTCTTCGAGAGCTGCGGACGACCGCGGGGCTGACGCACGCCGACGCGGCTCACGTCCTCGGATCGGCGGAGTCGAAGGTCGGGCGCATCGAAAATGCCCAGTCGGGTATCAGGCTCCCGGATCTGCGGGCCCTGATGGATGCCTACGGCGTCACCGATCCGGGCGCCCGCCAAGAAATCGAGATCCTAGCCCGTGAATCGAAGCAGAAGGGCTGGTGGTCCCGCTACGCCAATTCGGTCGACTCGGCCTATGCCGCATACGTGGCGGTCGAATGGGACTCGTCCGAACTCTACAACGTCGAGACCAACCTTGTGCCCGGGCTTCTGCAGACGCCGGAATACACGAGGGCGACTGTTCTGCTCCAAGCCCCGGACTCAACCCCCGAAGCTGTGGACGCCCAGATCGATGTGAGGCGCGAGCGCCGCAAGGTCCTCACCCGGGAGAACCCGCTCCAACTGTGGGTAATCATCTCCGAGAGCGTGCTGTACCACCGTGTCGGAGGAAAGGAGGTCATGAGAGAGCAGCTGGAGAGCCTGGTCGGCGACAGTAGGCGGCAGAACGTCGAATTGCAGGTGCTGCCTCGTGAGGACCCCATGAACGCCTGCCTCTTCGGTCCTTTCGTCATTATGAGCTTCCCCACTTCCGGCGAGACGGACATCATCTATGCCGAATCGCCTACAAGTACGTTGTACTATGAGGAGGAGGGCGATGTGGACACCTATGCCACGTTGTTTCGCCGACTCAATATGGCCGCAGCAAACGTCAGCAAGTCCCGTGAGCTCATCATGGGTGCAATCGAAGAGATGGTGTAGACGATGAAGCATTGCATTGAGTCCGCTTCGGCTGCGGGGTTGGAATGGGTGAAGTCCTCGTTTTCCGGCAACAACGGCAACTGTGTGGAGATAGCCGCATTGCCGGACGGGGGAAAAGCGGTCCGCGACAGCAAGAACGCGGATGGTCCTGCCCTGACCTTCACTGCTCCGAGCAGTCGAGAGGTGAGGGCAGGACCATCCGCGTTCTGCTGTCGCGGACCGCTTTCCCCCGTCCGGCAATGCGGCTTCTCCACCAGTTGCCGTTGTTGCCGGGCAACGAGGATTCACCATTCCACCCGCAGCCGAAGCGGACTCAATGCAATGCTTCATCGTCTACACCATCTCTTCGATTGCACCCATGATGAGCTCACGGGACTTGCTGACGTTTGCTGCGGCCATATTGAGTCGGCGAAACAACGTGGCATAGGTGTCCACATCGCCCTCCTCCTCATAGTACAACGTACTTGTAGGCGATTCGGCATAGATGATGTCCGTCTCGCCGGAAGTGGGGAAGCTCATAATGACGAAAGGACCGAAGAGGCAGGCGTTCATGGGGTCCTCACGAGGCAGCACCTGCAATTCGACGTTCTGCCGCCTACTGTCGCCGACCAGGCTCTCCAGCTGCTCTCTCATGACCTCCTTTCCTCCGACACGGTGGTACAGCACGCTCTCGGAGATGATTACCCACAGTTGGAGCGGGTTCTCCCGGGTGAGGACCTTGCGGCGCTCGCGCCTCACATCGATCTGGGCGTCCACAGCTTCGGGGTTGAGTCCGGGGCTTGGAGCAGAACAGTCGCCCTCGTGTATTCCGGCGTCTGCAGAGCCGGCACAAGGTTGGTCTCGACGTTAGAGTCGGACGAGTCCCATTCGACCGCCACGTATGCGGCATAGGCCGAGTCGACCGAATTGGCGTAGCGGGACCACCAGCCTTCTGCTTCGATTCACGGGCTAGGATCTCGATTTCTTGGCGGGCGCCCGGATCGGTGACGCCGTAGGCATCCATCAGGGCCCGCAGATCCGGGAGCCTGATACCCGACTGGGCATTTTCGATGCGCCCGACCTTCGACTCCGCCGATCCGAGGACGTGAGCCGCGTCGGCGTGCGTCAGCCCGCGGTCGTCCGCAGCTCTCGAAGACGCCTCGCCAAGCGCCGTTGACGGATCGTCGGGCTGGGGTTGATGGGCATTCAGCGCTCGCCTCTCCCTACAGGTTTGCTGGTCAAGTGTGCCGTCAGCCGACAGTAAGGGCAACCAGCTGCCGCACTGCCCAAAGTAGTGACTTGACACTTTGGTGATACCAGGGTGCAAACTACCTACTGTGTCGGCTCATCGTCGAGTCCAGCGCCCTGGCCGTCGATCGCAGAGCTGCGCAGCCCATGCCAAGGGGTGCAAGCATGCCTGTACTGAGGCGGAGCAAGTCCGATATCGGCGTTTTCGTCCGCCGTGAGGGCGGCTCGTGCCAGGGCCCGCGACGTTGCCTGCCGCTGGGGCTTGGACGAGTTGGCCGACGACCTGGA
Proteins encoded in this window:
- a CDS encoding DUF5753 domain-containing protein, coding for MDAQIDVRRERRKVLTRENPLQLWVIISESVLYHRVGGKEVMREQLESLVGDSRRQNVELQVLPREDPMNACLFGPFVIMSFPTSGETDIIYAESPTSTLYYEEEGDVDTYATLFRRLNMAAANVSKSRELIMGAIEEMV
- a CDS encoding alpha/beta fold hydrolase; its protein translation is MTAPTSTGTTRTLDLPNGLSLTVQEDGADSRGSGVLLLHGGAGPRSVAGLAAALSEHVYALTPTHPGFQGTPRPPWCDTVADLAVAYLDLLDALDLTGVMVVGSSIGGWIAAEMALRDTRGRIGALTLLNAVGIHTEAAEEPVVDVRTLTPAQISRLSFADPALRPDFASFSDAQRAATGANQAALATYAGAGFSHDPKLRGRLHRVTVPVLVAWGEQDGIAGPAYGRAYADAFPHGRFVPVPGAGHFPHIEQPGPTLGAIGTFVDTAVKPNHAA
- a CDS encoding glycosyl hydrolase family 28 protein gives rise to the protein MESLRSPTGGQGRIDGCGDLTMLGSPTTWWGLAARAQTTGEQQNNPRLIQADDSDDFTLYDIDLLNAANFLVVYNGGTGFTAWGVRIKTPDTARNTDGIDPAGAKDVTIADSSIQDGDDGIAVKGGSRPSSDITVKDDHF
- a CDS encoding helix-turn-helix transcriptional regulator is translated as MPINPSPTIRQRRLARRLRELRTTAGLTHADAAHVLGSAESKVGRIENAQSGIRLPDLRALMDAYGVTDPGARQEIEILARESKQKGWWSRYANSVDSAYAAYVAVEWDSSELYNVETNLVPGLLQTPEYTRATVLLQAPDSTPEAVDAQIDVRRERRKVLTRENPLQLWVIISESVLYHRVGGKEVMREQLESLVGDSRRQNVELQVLPREDPMNACLFGPFVIMSFPTSGETDIIYAESPTSTLYYEEEGDVDTYATLFRRLNMAAANVSKSRELIMGAIEEMV
- a CDS encoding glycosyl hydrolase family 28 protein, with the translated sequence MSIGSQTYSGVSNVLVQDNTVTGTDSSGTASASSTDLRIKSSPAGGGRVSAVGYLDNCASAVRAPLDFDTHYSNGTGPYTPDFTGIVVNGLGVTSSPDSAQSTLVGLSARHPLGLALENISTDTTRATSRYADITLDDSGLKPSGTGASTNSTTAPGAVPHCSSPPYPALRTPLRTALTRPTGTPPRPRLPRPDPTCPGPARPRLAPARQGRAGTGRDGADASGHPSPFQRPRSHGESGLA
- a CDS encoding phytanoyl-CoA dioxygenase family protein, coding for MLDRGQVEEFVERGFVVVPRAVPRELLGAAWRAVEELLRGAPPGPEVRGPHFFFPETGQSPALAGLLTGSAAFAAAESLTGAGSLEVPWQAQVALNIPPFPTVPGWHHIDGFPPEADGRPGTFTLLAGVLMTDQVDQDAGGLWVWPGSHLAHARYFREHGPDAFFTAGGYPPIRPSPSEQVRGRAGDLVLAHYLLGHNIGANTSQATRCAVYFRLKRHGHDARWRAFLQDPWLDYDAVRDVTD
- a CDS encoding ATP-binding protein; protein product: MPRGASMPVLRAEQVRYRRFRPAVRAARARARDVACRWGLDELADDLESVIGELVTNAVVHGRAARGSRVAVTYYLINEGLRVEVRDWASGTPRVGQPTGPGDGIPESGRGLAMVRALSRRWGVTPRVIGKTVWCEMGVKRS